Genomic window (Manduca sexta isolate Smith_Timp_Sample1 chromosome 26, JHU_Msex_v1.0, whole genome shotgun sequence):
ttgttcctcttaaaaagttctacaaaaatatatcataaaaacaaagtcccccgctgcatcggtctgcccgaacgtgttaaactcaaaaactacccaacgtattaggataaaatttggtatggagacagtttgagaccctgggaagaacataggctcccgggaaaatatatagcgtgacctttataacggaaaactttagcccgaaaaactttataacgcgggcggagccgcgggcaaaagctagtgtatgaTAAACAAGTGTCGTGCGGTACCGGTGAGCGGCATCATGAATGCGTGGAAGCGCTCCTCGTCCTCGCCGAGGTCGACCATGAGCAGGCGGCCGAGCGCCGTGTACAGCATGCTGCGGCAGCGCATCTCGGCCGCGCCCACGCCCGAGATGCCCAGGAACGGGAAGTGCTCCGCCTGAAAACACGCGCATCACTCGCACTCGGATCTCATCACGTGTACACACTATACTAACCACTGTCCCAATTTcttttgcaatttaaatttgaattaagcACAGACACCAAAAACGGATAAGTAAGAAGATTACATTATTTGTGGTTTCATCATTTCTTTTTAAACCATATACATATAGTCTTactaataaacttgttttagcgtttaGAAGTGATTaacaattgcttaaatagctgtcgaAAACATCATCGGTTTCCCAGTTAAACCTTATTACGAGGCAAGATAGCAAGTTCTGAAGACGGTTTTTGCTTCTATTCTTTGCAGTGGAGTCACGTTACCACCCCCacataaaaaagaagaaaaatccTGGTGACCTACCGTGTGGTGTGTGAGCATGAACTGCACCTCCTCGAGCTTGACCAGTTTCCGGACGCACGAGTAGCCGCCGCTCAGGTCGCTCAGCAGCCCGAGCGTCTTCACTATGATCTGCTCCGAACCGCCCCAGTATTTCAGATTTGTTATGCTGTAGCATATAAATGCTGTATGTATTTCAGGTAAGCTTCACTTTCCTCAGTATACGAAACGtaaatgttgtaaaaattattttataccatcTCTCTTAATTTTTGAACAGGAAAGTTATTGTTAGTTTGCTGAACCTCGCTATCTCTTTCCTCTCCTCTTTTGGTTTTCAATAACCTCTTTACTAACAATACCTGCCGACATCTAAGCCCAGCCTTAATAGGAAAGGAAACATTCATGTCATTGAGGAATCTCTAGAGATCATATGTGTTGTGCACTGACAAAggattaaaaaaatcgaaaaggGAACCCGTcacaacaaataattatgtaatgcattaatgcggtctgcaaatcgttctaatgatgattagattttacataaattgcgaAGGGTAAGCCGGCAGggatcgggttatatagactcATTGCTAGTAGTGTTGTGTGTCTGTGTGTTTAGCTGCGTGtttgcgtgtgtgtgtgtgtgtgtgtgtgtgtgtgtgtgtgtgtgtgtgtgtgtgtgtgtgtgtgtgtgtgtgtgtgtgtgtgtgtgtgtgtgtgtgtgtgtgtgtgtgtgtgtgtgtgtgtgcgtgtgtgtgtgtactcaCATCTTCCTCATGAGTACGCTGAGCAGCTGGCTCTCGTCGTTGAGGCCGAGCACCTCGCTCAGGCGCCGGTACACCTTGCTGTTCTTCTGCACCTGTTCGCCGAGGTAGATCTTGCGGAACTGCTCGAAGAACGAGATCATCGCCAGCTCCAGCTTTTCACAACCGCCCTGCATGAACGACAAATGTTTGCTTACATGATTAAATCAGTAATTACTTGTTTGAACTACGTGTATAGGTACATTACATAACAACAGCTCCAAAGATTGAAAGTCCAACATtctgaatatattttgatattagtCAAGTCATAAAGCGAAGCATAATATTTctcatataaaatcattttagttaATCGAATGCTTCGCGATCTTTAATCCCTTAGATACAGGATCTTCGTCTAACTTCATTAGCGACATCCGCCGCCTACTCGCACGCATGTTCGAGCTCATACGCGCACACAGTACAATGAGGTCTGGTAACAGCCGTGCCCACTGACCCTGGAGAGCCTGGAGTCGGTGAGGTCCATGAGCTGCAGCACGCGGCACACAAGCTCGCCGTCCATCGCGTCATTCTCGTCGCACGTGTTGACGGACGCGCGGCCGCCGATCGCCGCGCCTATTATGTACACCAACCACGTCAGCTGACCTgcaaatggaaaaataaaaaaagtaaaaaaaatactaccacatgctttttagttttttagtaaggattttaagaacaaaataatttattagatcgATCAACATGCAATAATCCACAAGTTATTTCTCTGATATTAAATGTAAACTATTTATTGAACAAGTCTCCCATTAGCACAGCTGTGTTGTTACTGCATTACTAGTTGGTTTAGGTCGGCGTGTTGTTACCCTGCAGCACGCGTATCTGCTGCGGCTGCGCCTCGACGCTgtaggcggcggcggcgcggtcgaAGTGCGCGACGAGCAGCTGGCACGTCTTGCCGTACTCGCAGCGCCCGATCACCGACAGCTGCTCCAGCTGCTGCTGCACCGTGCCCACGTCGTCCAGAGGATCCTCCAGGCCCTCCCTGCAGAGCAAACGAACTGTTGGCTATACAACTCGGTTCGACCTTAACACCTACCATATACGACGCATATTTGTATAACGAAAAGAATAACTCCGTTATGAACATCTCTGTATTACCTTTtttaatctatacaaatataataggGGATCGGCCTATGTTTGACTttgtttattattctatatgtaatggttaagaATACGAAAAAGAACTCCtacgaaaactgcataaaaattgggctagtaattcatatttcaaatattgtaacgtgcagaagtgggcacgttgtgggaatatcgcttcatcgctttctttcgcacgcgtcgcaattcccgatgacgtcacatgtgagtatttcatctcttttctgtttcttgttaattaccctttccaccgacattctaagacttataacttgttgattttttaccggattttaataattccttttctcttataatttatgtaacgtaaatatttgataatagtaaagaacaaaaatgagtccggtaccctattaatgAACTGACTATCTGTCTTCGTGCACACATCTTGCAGactatgtattatttatgagGCACAAGTCGGATGTGAGTTGGTGCACATGCTGAAGCCTGACCTGACGACACAGGAGACGGAGTCGAGCCTGGAGCCGATGTAGGCGGCGGCGACACCGGGCGCGTAAGTCTCCAGCAGGTGCGGCTCCGTGGCCTTCACGTACGGCACCGACGCCACCATGCGCTGCCACAGCGACAGCAGGTAGTGCACCGAGTTCGGGGAGAACTGCCAGATCtggaatacatacatattagaCCTGAGGCGCCACTGAGACAAGGTAGGGgcgtaaataaaaacataatggaCTACATTTTAGTATATCAATCTCACAAGTACTTGTTATCATACGCTATCAAACCGAATAACCCTTTTACGGTGTACATTTACAGTTCACTCCATACGACTTATCAATTTCGAACCTCTTTGTAGCTGTCACCATAAACTATAGAGGTAAATTTTAACTATTCTATTGACTGACCCATTCATGTAGATTAACAAatcactaaaataataatttaaatataaagttattattatttatattgaaccTGTGTATAAAGGATGCTTCATAACTCTACACTTCgacttataatctatactattatataaagctgaagagtttgtttgtttgtttgtttgtttgaacgcgctaatctcaggaactaccggtccaaaccgaaaaattctttttgtgttggatagccctttgttcgtggagtgctataggctatatatcatcacgctatacccaataggagcggagcagtaatggctaatctcaggaactaccgattcgaactgaaaaaatatttttgtgttgaatagtcctttgtttgtggaatgctcaaagttatatatcatcacgctatgaccaataggagcggagcagtaatgaaacatgttgcaaaaacggggaaaattatgagttttgagggcttccgttgcctgcgctgcgcaaacggttaaagttatgcaacaatgatgtatgacgggattgtttcacttaaaaagttctaaaaaatatattataaaacaaagtccgctgcatctgtctgcctgaacgtgttaaactcaaaaactaaccaacatattaagatgaaatttagtatggagacagttggagaccctgggaagaacataggctcccgggaaactactacttttataacggaaaactttagtctgaaaaactttataacgcgggcggagccgcgggcaaaagctagtattaatataaattcatacaGAATTCCGCACTAAATCACTCATCCTGGACATGGCTCATTCAACTTGATCTGTCACAGTACCTGCAAGCTCTGCACGGTGAACTTGGCGATGAGTTCGATGAGGCGCGGGTAGTTGTCCACCATCACCAGCTCTCCCAGCTGGTAGTTGGACTTGAGCCGCGCCAGTAGCCGGCAGAACTCGTGGTAGTTCGCCGGGTCCGACAGGCCCTAGGGATTAGATCACATAGTTTAATTTGCTGTAATTGAACGCGTTGCAATATACCTTACAGATTGAAATGACGCGTGCATACATGCTAAACTGTCCCTTCTTTTGTATTGAGATATAACATGGGCATGTCCTGAGATGTACCTGCATGCTCTCTAGTATGCGCAGCACGCCGGCGGCGAGGCGGTTGAGGAACTTGGCGCGCTCGTTGTTGCTGAAGAGGGAGCGGCGCACCGACGCCAGCTGCACGAAGCACGCCAGCGCCAGGCTCGCCAGCGACCCGCCCAGCAGGTGGTACAGCTCGAAGAACAGCTCCAGCGTCGCCGGCTCCAGGAACGTCGGCCGCCACGACGTCGGGATCTGAACACggttacaaaacaaaaacacacattCAGCATAGAACACCTCAATCGGTACGTCCCGAgaccaataataataaagaagtaGTGTGACTCAAACCTGCACGGTGCAGAGGTCGTCGGAGGACTCGTCGCTGGTGGTGCCGATGAAGTCGAAGGTGAGGCAGTTGTGCGCCAGCTTGAGCAGCGCCGCCACCAGCGCGTGCTGGCGCTCGTCCGCCAGCTCCAGCGGCTTCCCGCGCATCGCGCCCAGCAGCGAGCACGACAGCCGGAACATCTCGAACAGCTGCGTGTCTCTGCACACACACAGGTGCCAAATAACTAGATTACATGATGGCCAGTAATCACCACTGACTCGAGAATATCAGCAGATTCCTATGTTTTTAACTTATCTAAGAAAAGGAgtgaagatattttaaaatttaccaaaTAACAGCAATCACGTGCGGTAAAACAaggcatcaatatttatttttttaccaattaatttcaatgtaagAGAGACATCTATGATAAGCATCCGTTATGACCCGTACCTGAAAGAGGATGCGATCTTCCTGTGTTTGGCGAGCGAGCGGTTAGCGTCCGCCTCCGACACCTGGTTCATCTCCACCACCAGCTGCGACAACAGCTGCACGCCCACCGTGCACAGGTCCTGACCCTATCACacacaaataataaatcattacacTGCATCTACTCAATGTATCAAAATCATTAGACTTTTTTATACaccaataacaaaaaatatattatatttttaaacaataagattgtaaaagtaaaattacccTGAGGAAACTGGAGATGTCgttaataacattttgaaattcaaACTCATCCTTGACGGTGTCGAACCAGCTGAGTTTGGTGATCCTTGCGAACAGAGTGACCAGCGCCTGAAAAACAATTACATTGTGGATATTATTAACACATTATCACCGATGAAAGCGAGCGGTGCTACTGACTGCCGGTTATAGTATTTTAGATGGTCTTTTCGTATGAAACTCTGCTtagaacattaaattataaaacagcatGCACTAAAGTATATTTTGAGATCATGAAAAATGAGTAGGCACCGGTAAATGCGGACGTAAGGAGCGACGTAGTGGTTAaacaagctccttaaataaagaatttaaaaaaaaacactgtatttacaaaactgACCAAAACTGCCGTTCGCTTAAACGCTGTAAAGTCGttttacacaataataataatattaataaattgtagtAAGTAGTCACAATGTATCCGCCGACTTACCTGAACGACAAAATTAGCCAGCTTGGGTCTAGTGGCGAGGTAGTTGAGCACATAGTTCCGTATGTCCAATCGCTGCTGTGTCGACAAACTTGCTGTGGATCTGCAAAACATACCCTTACTAGTGGTATCAAACAAGCATGACGTTGACTGATAATACCCACGATTATAGTTAAAACGTTGTATTCTCAGACATTATTACAGGCAAACTAAAATTAGTGGACAATAGGGACAACATACttcattaatacataaatatttttttaacccagtaatttgcttctgtaggaaaaaaaataattttaattgaataaatagatGCGCAGGCGTCGTACTGATGGTGCAATGTATAGGTACAGTGATTAGGGATTTTCTCAGTGTAAACGGCTTCAGTTGCGAGCTAAGCCGAGAGCAAcacaatattagttatacaaattaaaaacttaacaaaCCCACGACTTTGGTGAAATTTAATTACGTTTACAGAACAATCTGAAATCGCGTGTGTTGTGTGCCAGAGAGACTCACATTCCTTTACTTAATTTGTAGGAAATTTCAAACTGATTTCCTTGatttcacaataattttgtataaaaatattaagttatctACACTAGAGCTTAGTCAACAcccattttatttactttaagtcGTAGCATATGCAACTGGATTTGGTTTCTTCACGCTAGTAAAACATAAGTCATTACTTGCTAATCAGCTTGGCGAGTGTAGTGGCGGCGAGGAGCTGTGAGTAGCTCGAGTCGGCGCGCTCCAGGAGAGCTTGGCATTTGCTCAGCGTGTCCGGTGACTCCTGCAAACAACAACTTGTAATTAACTACTGTAAGGTTCTATGAATGATTTATTCGGGTATGATTATTAGCAATGTCTAACATCTTAATAACATCTACGTGTGATGATTAAACTGCGTTCGTTAAATATGAAAGTCGAAAGGGAAACCTATgcttgtaattaattatttcgatTCAAGCACGAAAGACGCGACTGGAATTTTGGCCTGGATTTTCTGTACTTATATTCGAAGGAGTTAAAACCATGAAGCCGCGCCAATTATGCGCATGCGTGCTAGTTGCTCAAAGCGAGCATTATCATGAACAGAAACATCAGTTATAGATGTACCCCATCTGACACGGTCAGCTGCCTCTACCCCCTGCCTCCTTCGTTCTCTCTTAAAAGACATCATGTTTCGCTTTACACTGTCTTTAAATGAGTAATTTatagtcccccccgtgaccatgaaggctgcaaagtcttcgaaacgtcgggagaaaataaaatactaacaccgcgatagaatccgaaaattagtttaatttcaatgagtaatttatatttatattttcacttaatttAAAACCTTCATACTCCAGTTAGCGCATTTTGCAGACGAGATTTTGTTTTTGGGGACCGTTGATTTAGTCATTATAACTTACTATTAATAATCACGATACTTCAAATACTACCGGGCTAGCGTGACAGTATCtgattactaaaaatataagctGACCTGAAAAGCGACCACCGCCTTCTCCACCTGGTCCCTGAGCACCGGATCCTGGGACTCATACAGCTGTTTGCACAGCAGCTCTATCTGAATCACCTCCTGTGggaataaacacaatattatcatttatttatatatacatcacAAAGATCAAAATGCACCTCACTGTACAAGTGTATGTCAATTAATGCAAAATGTCTATCGCCCATTGCCATAAATATACCAACCTGTTCCAAACTCCAACAGGTGCACAGCACAAGGGTTGGTCTTGGAAAACAACACACTTATGTGTCTTCTTAAAAGAGGTCCGTATGATTGCTTTCTCTTtacaaagtctttgaaacatcgggaaaaattaaatacaaaaaaacatgataaaatctgtgtactatttttttttatgggttATTCTTTATGTACAGCTGTCACTATCTAGGATATAAATATCCTCCCAGCAaccaaccaaaataaaattaatatatttttatcaaacagcatctgatttataatattagttgaCAATCTATGATAAACGTCTAGAAAGAACAATTttctattacaattatttattgtcgATAGTAAATAGTATATGGCACATAGTCAGTAAGCAACTATTTTCATGACTATGTGTTCAAAATAATCTATTATATTGAAAAAGCACAATGTTAGATGCTACTTTccaattctataaaaaaataattgcagaaTAAGAGGCATTAATTTCTATATAAGGACACTTCATAATAATGCTCTTTAGCACTAACTTGGGCCTCAGAATcgcaatattttctttaaaaattcacATGTTCACTACATGTCTACTCAACTGTCTGATATTTTACAACATAAAAAGGTTGCACTCATAATAATTCGATAAGTAttacacttaattaaattaggaaaagatttaattgtattacatgTTCATGCATGATATTTAACTTGTCATATTAATCAGATGATTACTCATAGTTAATTGCATAATCAGAGATATTCCAGGACAATGACATGCCTAATTGTCaagtgtatataattataatatacatattgttaTCTATATGTAGGTTACATATTATTACCATACagcaaaatgaataaattaaattttatattattaaggctGTTGCTAACAAAAAGTGATCTAATAAATCTAATCAATGCTATCTCCCTTTGACTCTTAAGTTTCACATTATTTGATGAAAGAAGAaatggtaatttattaaaacactcATTAAAGGGTTAACcttcattttcatttaaatatggTCAGTAATGAagagtttttatattgttgcaTTCAGATACAACCCACTCCTACTTTCACTTTTGTGGACGTACTCAAACATTATATCTGCCTGTGCATATAATTCTacatttattgctttgtatatttttaggaAACTTTTTAGAAATCACTAGACTGACCGTGACTTAGTTGTCTAACTGATTGTGATGACATTTGTTTCCTCATAGCCTATGTAAGGAACAATTCATAAATGGAGgcggttatttaaataaattgcagtatataaaatgtaaatgattgttattagattttaataatttacactaAGTTATTGTTCTTATATATGATAGCTTTAGCTCATAGCTTTGTCGCCATAAAAGagatttccaggataaaaagttgCATAAGTCCTCCACGTGGTGTctaactatttccataccatcAAATCCATTGGGCTACTTATTGATTTTATCAGGTTGAAACAGGTAGACAGTCtagggactttattttataatatattttaagaactaTCTAAGAGAAACAATATTGTCATACATGATATGtattcaaacaaaatcttcaggtttatataatagtataaagacTATTAAAAATTTCTACTAATAAGCAAATTTACCTATCATAACTCTTCTTTTTCAAATGCTGTAAGATTTCCAATGAATACCATTTTAGGTCAACTAATAACTAACTGGGTGTCTTAAAATTCataatgtaacaatattatagCCTTGCCACATGGGGCAAGTATATTGTTGGGTAATTACCCAACGACTAAGTAATTAGCCACTATGTTGTTTCCTGAAATTACCAAATTGAGTGTAAGTGGTCAAAACTAAacggaattttatatttttttaaaaaaaaaatacttatgattctGTCATGCTATTTACTGTTTTAGTCAcggtctatttatttattagcttaCTTTAACTATATGGAAAATATCGcgaacatttaattaaaaataaacgaactTTTCGCTTTGTTAATTTTCAGAACATGAAAATACAATCTTCTGATAGGTGTCCTGATCGTTTTATCAATAATAACCACGTATTAATGACGTATCTATCTTAACTGTGTGACACAACGTgcatatcataaaaataagttcAATAAGACATGAGTACAACAAAACAATTGTAAGAAGAATTCTTATAAAGGCTCAAGGGTAGATTTTGACATCTCCTtcacaacataatataaccaAGAAACCGGCTTAACTATTTACAAAGGAGTCATATCATATACCGGAGGTATCATATTCaccatttcatataaaatagcGCGTAAATACTGGAGAAATAACAGAGAAAACTACCACTACGCGACAGCAACACAGAAATCATGAACTCCATATCACAATAATTAGGCCGCGAATGGCAAAAAACTTTAAACACTATGTAtcgttattgtattaaaatcacAATTGTTCCACTATACATGATGAATTCATttaaaatcacacaaaaatcGTAATATTTTGGTGCTCACCTGTTCTTCAGCCATCTTTGTTATTTTCTCACATTTGAAATGACGTTTAGTAACAATATAGGTAACATCTATTGCTTTATTCAAATAGAGACTATAAATTTacttgacaataaaaaaaataataatttgtttcctcagttttattaaaataatttttaatattctaaataaaaatattaattaatgataatctTCTCTTTGTGGTAGATAATAACATAAGTAATTTACTTGGACCTTTACAATGCAAAATAAGCAATAATACGTTTATCCTGTAATAGTAAACAGTTGCGTTcaacttaatattttagtaagaaGTTTTGAAGATTTATGATACTTATAAAACACTGGCAGCAAATCAAAGAAGAATCCGTTCGCAATGTAAACCAGTTTTGTAGGTAGCGGGAATGTCAAATTTTTTCGTAGCATTGATAGAATTTTAagaaaatgcaattttattttcgcTGATTATCATttctaaagaaaaattatatatgtagttTCACCAAGATGATAAGGGCTACATTCATAAAGATAAAAAGGGCATGTGTTATTGCTTTAGTTCCTAAAATCGTCCGGGGCGATGGCCGGTACACAACTCGAAAATTTGGAAAAGGTATTAAAGCCCATAGCTATTAGCCTTATCAGTAGCCCAATAGATAAagaatatctatttatttattacaaaacatttggtatacttacttatataatatgttccagactatattttattatagtgtaCTTTATTTAAATCCTTTCCTTCATTATCCATAGTAACTAAGCAAGTCTAACAGGCTCTAGCCAAtagttattataagaaataatactttaattgttttattttccagCCTCAATTAATGTCCTTAGGAAAGCTGGTAAAAGTACTGACTCTGGCTCAAAAGACGGGGAAAGTGAATGTGATAAATGCCGACGTTTTATTGAATTCGTTTTTGGACCTAGCAAACCCAAAACAagtacacatatttttaaaggaGAAAATAAATCCACTATAGCTAATATCCAAGaaattcataaagaaaacattgttacaACCCAAACAAAATCCGACATTGACAAACAAAATAGTCTTTTAAGAGAATTTTTCGGCGCCGACGAAGATGTACTCCGAAAAGATAATTTCAACAAAAACGTAAATCTCCAAGCCACAGCAATAGAGAAACAGCAATTATCACAAAACAGGGACAATTTAAATGATGATACATTAAATACCCCACAAAGTATAAACTTGTCACAGGCAGATAGAGATTACGACCATTCTGAATCTAAATGGAGTTCCGAGACCGGAAAAAACTTCGAAAAAGATTCGACTACAGAGGATTATGGACGCAAAAGATCAAATCCTCGTGAGACGGAAATCCCTGAGTATATTCCAGCTATGAACTATAAATTACAAGCAACAACTACAAAAGAAAATGATGATAAATTATCgcaaaaaatcgaaaatattgAAGAAACAACCCATAGTGAAGCATCGTCGTCTAAGGTAGAAGGGTTCAACATTGCACAAAACGTTTTAACTGATCGTTATGTTAATTTCTCAAATACCACGAATACGAAATCTACATCAGATATTAATGAATCTATGGatgaaatagcaaaaaaatgtaTGGATAGACCTGCTAACCAAATCGACCACAAATTGATCaaggaaatagaaaaatttGGAATTGCCCACTCAGATGAGCACAAGTCTAAACTAAATGAAGAAGTTGTACAAATGGGCAGTGTAAGAAACCCTGACAAACCGCTTCATGAAGTtgaaatagattttgagaaaaggAAAGATAAAAAAGAACCTATACACTGCGCTGAAGAAGATAAATTAGAACACTCCTTCGAAATGGCTCCGCAGTTAGACCAAAATGTGGTCAGCACAGAAGACCAAGCAGATTCGACCTCttataacaaaattcaaatgAGCCAAGAATCTGAAATATTTGAAGAAAACGTACAAGAAAACACTTCAATGATTTTTGATTCAGCAAATTTAAACGAAAAGATTAATCTTTTCGATCCAAAGCTACAGTATGACCTAAACCAACCAATAATAGATCCGTACGACAAAAAGACTTTAGCTTTTGATAATGATGAGGTTGATGAAGCAGTTATGGAATCTAAATTATTAGATGATCAACGAATAGGTAAACCATCGGAAAATGAAGAA
Coding sequences:
- the LOC115449307 gene encoding exportin-7-B; translated protein: MAEEQEVIQIELLCKQLYESQDPVLRDQVEKAVVAFQESPDTLSKCQALLERADSSYSQLLAATTLAKLISKSTASLSTQQRLDIRNYVLNYLATRPKLANFVVQALVTLFARITKLSWFDTVKDEFEFQNVINDISSFLRGQDLCTVGVQLLSQLVVEMNQVSEADANRSLAKHRKIASSFRDTQLFEMFRLSCSLLGAMRGKPLELADERQHALVAALLKLAHNCLTFDFIGTTSDESSDDLCTVQIPTSWRPTFLEPATLELFFELYHLLGGSLASLALACFVQLASVRRSLFSNNERAKFLNRLAAGVLRILESMQGLSDPANYHEFCRLLARLKSNYQLGELVMVDNYPRLIELIAKFTVQSLQIWQFSPNSVHYLLSLWQRMVASVPYVKATEPHLLETYAPGVAAAYIGSRLDSVSCVVREGLEDPLDDVGTVQQQLEQLSVIGRCEYGKTCQLLVAHFDRAAAAYSVEAQPQQIRVLQGQLTWLVYIIGAAIGGRASVNTCDENDAMDGELVCRVLQLMDLTDSRLSRGGCEKLELAMISFFEQFRKIYLGEQVQKNSKVYRRLSEVLGLNDESQLLSVLMRKIITNLKYWGGSEQIIVKTLGLLSDLSGGYSCVRKLVKLEEVQFMLTHHTAEHFPFLGISGVGAAEMRCRSMLYTALGRLLMVDLGEDEERFHAFMMPLTAAFESIVGLLGPPESPMFASEDAKKTLIGLARDLRGLAFAFNTKTTYIMLFDWIYPVYLKVLLRGVEVWFAEPALSTPVLKLTAELAQNRNQRLQFDVSSPNGILLFRELSNIICAYGSRILSIDVDKKQLYPMKLKGISICFSILKAALCGNYANFGVFRLYGDKALDNALNMFVKLLLSIPQSDLLDYPKLSQTYYVLLERLAQDHMPFLASLQPDATLYILGSISEGLTALDTSVCTGCCATLDHIVTYLFKQLVQKTSNKVSNPRQPPPETSNMFIEVLQRRPEIMQQLLATVLNVIMFEECCNQWSMSRPLLGLILLNEEQFSRIRAALLARQPADKQAQLAHWFQGLMAGIEPNLLTKNRDRFTQNLSIFRRDINDLLKGAAVNTGASVNDMMTS
- the LOC115449306 gene encoding uncharacterized protein LOC115449306, coding for MIRATFIKIKRACVIALVPKIVRGDGRYTTRKFGKASINVLRKAGKSTDSGSKDGESECDKCRRFIEFVFGPSKPKTSTHIFKGENKSTIANIQEIHKENIVTTQTKSDIDKQNSLLREFFGADEDVLRKDNFNKNVNLQATAIEKQQLSQNRDNLNDDTLNTPQSINLSQADRDYDHSESKWSSETGKNFEKDSTTEDYGRKRSNPRETEIPEYIPAMNYKLQATTTKENDDKLSQKIENIEETTHSEASSSKVEGFNIAQNVLTDRYVNFSNTTNTKSTSDINESMDEIAKKCMDRPANQIDHKLIKEIEKFGIAHSDEHKSKLNEEVVQMGSVRNPDKPLHEVEIDFEKRKDKKEPIHCAEEDKLEHSFEMAPQLDQNVVSTEDQADSTSYNKIQMSQESEIFEENVQENTSMIFDSANLNEKINLFDPKLQYDLNQPIIDPYDKKTLAFDNDEVDEAVMESKLLDDQRIGKPSENEEDEALAEAYVARSSEAIPKEQEYREPVMVEDRSHIDYVQSVYDCEPKEINWRPYPSFEAREEVMDFYTQEDVGFDSFKLTHTQTITHKPSESEPAVEKSHEPQPEHIYTSTSVSSEPREQISHSFVQPEEMINPLMEKTIDEPKEIVEQPQNIEKSLADTFETLPSLNPDGNVSLSELLRRVRMRNRMEYCREFAVHTINAHVPEALPAEGKCGKKTPPCPPPPPKCPPPNPCPPPPPACPPPPPPCPKPCKPASKRPCPPPKKNPCKRFNGSSVREVLTLLTQNNPQVKIPQKYLLPILAYNAIRTPARTESEEDILLHENLVFRLSVLGKILLFHCTEAIDANLPRNRSELSFARSFEPWTPIPSWPITKKEEKKRFVCPKEGCKMLPPPKLNAPCKENPCLNFPKRSNFSLTDLFSFSLVESLVCHTV